In Opitutales bacterium, the DNA window TTGGTCACGGGTGGGCGCCCATGGATATACATGCGCAGCAAAATAGCTGCGGAGTGGATAACAAAAGCAAGGATACACAGCCAGTAGGCACTGTTCCACAGGGGTTTGGTCCAGCCCAACCAAGATCCACAGGCGAATAGGAAAATGACGATATATAGGAAAATTGCCGCAGAAAATGGGGCCGCTTGGTTAAAACCATATTCGACATGAACGTGGGTAATTTCGTCTGGGTAGGTGGCGTTGAAATCCGCCTTCATCTCCGTCACGACTTGATTGAACAATTCCGTATCTCCGCTTCGGAATGCTTCTGTCATCCGCCCATATTGCAAAACGTAGGGGTGCATTTCCCCGGTTTCTACTACTTTGAGCAGAGCCTCTCCGATATTATACCAATCCGTCTCTTTGAGTTCGTCATCGTCTGAGGGGATGATGCGCAACAGTGAACTTTGAGCTAAAAACTGATAGCGCTCCGCAGTGTTACGGAACTGTTCGAGGAGCGTTTCGTTCGCTTCTTCTCCGTTTTGTTGACGGATGAGCTCTTGGGCGATGAAGGGAACCACCTGCTGGAGGGCCTGATATTCTTGGGCAACGGTATCAAGATTGAAGCCTTGATTCAGCGAGCGCGTGAGTGCGTCGTATCTACCAATGGCGTTCCAGAGTTGAGTGAGCTGTTCGTCCTGAGGTGCGATGTTGGGGTCCTCAAGATCGATACGCTGTACACGCTCGCGGAGTTCATCGAGATAGGGGCGTAGATCACTAAACGAATAATAGCGCTTGCTGATTTCGGCTAAGCCAGCAAGGCCCAAGTCATCTGGAAACTCGACTTTAAAGATGCGTAGGGTGTCCGCGTACTCCGGCTGCAAAGCGACGTAAGCAAGCCACTCGACGGCATCCATTTTCGTCCCTTGAGGACTTCCCGGAATCATCTGAGTCTCCCCGCGGTTCGTCAGCGTTGTGCGTTTTGCGACGAGCATCAGATTATTGCGCGCCGCTGAATCTAAGGGCTTAATCCGGCCATTCTGTTGAATGGGGAGTTTGCCAAAAGTCTCGAGGTCGAACTCTGTATCATAGGTCGTCGGCATCATAAACCGCACCGAGACAGCTGCGAAGACGAAGAATAAGGTGATAGAGATCCAGGGTGAATTCATGCTGCAACAGAGGGTTTCCGTTTACCTAAAAATGCGACCAGGTGATAGGAGAATTGCCAGATCATACCAAAAGCGAGCATTGCAACGGATACATAGGGCAGGAGCCAACCTGGGTTTTTGACGACTTGAAGCACGGTTGTTGTTTCGGTGGTCTCATCGTAGCTGGCCTGATAGAACGTATAGCCTCCATAGCGCAAGGGATGATTCATGTAGATCAACGCGTTGCGCTCCACGCCATTATCCGGATCTTTAATGATGACCTCGCTCGAGAAATTCTTTGGAATCTCAGTGCCAGGGTAGCGATCGAAGCGAA includes these proteins:
- the ccsA gene encoding cytochrome c biogenesis protein CcsA — translated: MNSPWISITLFFVFAAVSVRFMMPTTYDTEFDLETFGKLPIQQNGRIKPLDSAARNNLMLVAKRTTLTNRGETQMIPGSPQGTKMDAVEWLAYVALQPEYADTLRIFKVEFPDDLGLAGLAEISKRYYSFSDLRPYLDELRERVQRIDLEDPNIAPQDEQLTQLWNAIGRYDALTRSLNQGFNLDTVAQEYQALQQVVPFIAQELIRQQNGEEANETLLEQFRNTAERYQFLAQSSLLRIIPSDDDELKETDWYNIGEALLKVVETGEMHPYVLQYGRMTEAFRSGDTELFNQVVTEMKADFNATYPDEITHVHVEYGFNQAAPFSAAIFLYIVIFLFACGSWLGWTKPLWNSAYWLCILAFVIHSAAILLRMYIHGRPPVTNLYSSAVFVGWGSTLLALLLEKYWRNGIGMAAASSIGIITLIIAHQLAILSGDTLEMVRAVLDSNFWLATHVIVITFGYSAVFAAGFLGIFFIIKGIFGKTFSRKEATSLNSMVYGITCFAALFSLVGTILGGIWGDQSWGRFWGWDPKENGALLIVIWTAIILHVRWGGLSSPRGIMNLAIFGNIVCAWSWFGTNMLGVGLHSYGFMDAAFKPLKLFVLSQLLIMGLSLVPYRFWRSEYGQLMAKREDKATCSKSKNSALLGDPAQ